The Methylomicrobium lacus LW14 genome window below encodes:
- a CDS encoding DHA2 family efflux MFS transporter permease subunit: MSVSESLPTRPEDKQHASAIITIENPPHGELTTPQWLGFTAMVFGIFMAILDIQIVASSLEQIQAGLSATKDEITWVQTAYLVAEVVIIPLSGWLARAFSTRILFVLSCGGFTLMSLCCVLAWNLPSMVVFRAFQGLFGGAMIPTVFAVIYTLFPPRLQPTMVIVVGMVVMIAPTAGPVLGGYLTEFVSWKALFLINLVPGVLVCLATWQFVRVDEPEWDLLKKIDFLGIVYIVVFLGSSQFVLEEGVKEQWFESREIVFFTCVAVASGMAMLYRELTIDHPIVDLWAFRNRNFTVGCTLGFILGIGMFTLMFLMPVYLASVKGLNSLQIGQYIMVTGMFQLLSAFVAGPLVKRIDSRLMLALGLSGFALGCWMNGNLTYDSGYWEFFWPQAIRGFSLMYCFLPINSLALGTLPPEEVKNASGLYNLTRNLGGAIGLAVANTLMIQLNKGNYAALREHVTPGSPQAQALLGGLRERLSGSGLPDAESAALKQLYGMAMREAEVLTLNMMFHILAAVFFTTLLLMPWVSKVSADSGASGGH, encoded by the coding sequence ATGTCCGTCAGTGAATCATTACCCACTCGCCCTGAAGACAAGCAGCATGCCTCGGCAATAATAACGATCGAAAACCCACCCCATGGCGAGCTGACGACCCCGCAATGGCTCGGCTTCACCGCGATGGTCTTCGGCATTTTCATGGCGATTCTGGACATCCAGATCGTCGCGAGTTCGCTGGAACAGATTCAGGCCGGGCTATCGGCGACCAAGGACGAGATCACCTGGGTGCAGACCGCCTATCTGGTGGCGGAAGTCGTGATCATTCCGCTGTCAGGCTGGCTAGCGCGCGCCTTTTCGACGCGCATCTTGTTCGTGCTGTCCTGCGGCGGTTTTACCCTGATGAGCCTATGCTGCGTGCTGGCCTGGAATCTGCCGTCGATGGTGGTGTTCCGGGCTTTTCAGGGCTTGTTCGGCGGCGCGATGATACCGACCGTATTTGCGGTGATCTACACCTTGTTTCCGCCGCGCCTGCAACCGACGATGGTGATCGTGGTCGGCATGGTGGTGATGATTGCACCGACCGCGGGCCCTGTGCTGGGCGGCTATCTGACCGAATTCGTGTCCTGGAAGGCGCTGTTTCTGATCAATCTGGTGCCGGGCGTGCTGGTGTGTTTGGCGACATGGCAGTTCGTGCGTGTCGATGAGCCCGAGTGGGATTTGCTGAAGAAGATCGATTTTCTCGGCATCGTCTATATCGTAGTCTTTCTCGGCAGTTCGCAATTCGTGCTGGAAGAAGGCGTGAAGGAGCAATGGTTCGAGAGCCGGGAGATCGTGTTTTTCACATGCGTCGCGGTCGCCTCGGGCATGGCGATGCTTTACCGCGAACTGACGATAGATCATCCTATCGTCGACCTGTGGGCGTTCCGCAATCGCAACTTCACGGTTGGCTGCACGCTCGGTTTCATACTCGGCATCGGCATGTTCACGCTGATGTTTCTGATGCCGGTCTATCTGGCCAGCGTCAAGGGACTGAACAGCCTGCAGATCGGCCAGTACATCATGGTCACCGGCATGTTCCAGTTGCTGTCCGCCTTCGTCGCGGGCCCCTTGGTGAAACGCATCGATTCGCGGCTGATGCTGGCGCTGGGTTTGTCCGGTTTCGCGCTGGGTTGCTGGATGAACGGCAATCTGACCTATGACTCCGGCTACTGGGAGTTTTTCTGGCCGCAGGCGATTCGGGGCTTTTCGTTAATGTATTGTTTCCTGCCGATCAATTCCCTGGCGCTGGGCACCTTGCCGCCGGAGGAAGTCAAGAATGCCAGCGGGCTTTACAATTTGACGCGCAACCTGGGCGGCGCGATCGGCCTCGCGGTCGCGAATACGCTGATGATTCAATTGAACAAGGGCAATTACGCGGCGCTGCGCGAGCATGTGACGCCAGGCTCGCCGCAGGCACAGGCGCTATTGGGCGGTTTGCGGGAGCGGTTGTCGGGTAGCGGATTGCCGGATGCGGAATCGGCGGCGCTGAAGCAGCTTTACGGAATGGCGATGCGCGAAGCCGAAGTGCTGACGCTGAATATGATGTTTCATATTCTGGCGGCGGTGTTTTTTACCACGCTATTGCTGATGCCGTGGGTCAGCAAAGTCTCGGCTGACAGCGGAGCAAGCGGCGGGCATTGA
- a CDS encoding HlyD family secretion protein — protein sequence MHTPFYKTPLFMIALLLLAASAGAFYWLKIVHPFESTDNAYLKSHMGLISPKESGYVKEVLLEDNQHVKRGDLLVVIDDHDFQAKAAQAEAQVLLEKASAETLETDKRAQGAMIRQEHANIAVAEASVEKSAKDLKRFTNLADEGAISAQSRDAADSAYKQAKAERNKFVSAKEGAESRLSTLDARMTESRARLKAAEAMLELARIDLANTRIVAPFDGVIGNRSVQVGQLVQPGSALAFLIPADGLFVEANFKETQIAQMTAGQAVEIRVDAAPGRVFEGIVDSFAPASGSEFSLLPPENATGNFTKIVRRVPVKIKFRAGTDLDGLRPGLSTTIKVRVR from the coding sequence ATGCACACTCCCTTTTACAAGACACCGTTGTTCATGATCGCCCTCCTACTGCTGGCGGCATCGGCCGGCGCCTTTTATTGGCTCAAAATCGTGCATCCTTTCGAGAGCACCGACAATGCCTATCTGAAGTCGCACATGGGCCTGATCAGCCCGAAAGAAAGCGGCTATGTGAAGGAAGTGCTGCTCGAAGACAACCAACATGTGAAGCGCGGCGATCTGTTGGTGGTGATCGACGACCACGACTTTCAGGCCAAGGCCGCGCAGGCCGAGGCACAGGTCCTGCTCGAAAAGGCCAGCGCCGAGACGCTGGAAACCGACAAACGGGCGCAGGGTGCGATGATCCGCCAGGAGCACGCTAACATCGCCGTGGCCGAAGCGAGCGTCGAAAAGTCGGCCAAGGATCTGAAACGCTTTACGAACCTGGCCGACGAAGGCGCCATTTCCGCGCAAAGCCGCGATGCGGCCGATTCGGCTTATAAACAGGCCAAGGCCGAGCGCAACAAATTCGTTTCAGCCAAAGAGGGCGCGGAAAGCCGACTGTCTACGCTGGATGCCCGCATGACCGAAAGCCGTGCCCGCCTGAAAGCGGCGGAGGCGATGCTGGAACTGGCCCGGATCGACCTGGCGAATACCCGCATCGTCGCACCGTTCGACGGCGTGATCGGCAACCGCAGCGTGCAGGTGGGCCAGCTGGTGCAACCGGGCAGCGCGCTCGCCTTCTTGATTCCGGCCGACGGCCTCTTTGTCGAAGCCAACTTCAAGGAAACCCAGATCGCCCAGATGACAGCGGGACAGGCGGTTGAAATTCGGGTCGATGCGGCTCCCGGCCGCGTTTTCGAGGGCATCGTTGACAGTTTTGCGCCGGCTTCCGGCTCCGAATTCAGCCTGCTGCCACCGGAAAACGCAACCGGCAACTTCACCAAGATTGTGCGCCGGGTACCGGTAAAGATCAAGTTCCGCGCGGGCACCGATCTTGACGGCCTCAGGCCCGGGCTCTCGACCACGATCAAAGTCAGAGTGCGGTAA
- a CDS encoding TetR/AcrR family transcriptional regulator — MTHASPSKRQAILAAARQAFLAHGYSGVSMEAIAEAAPVSKPTLYSHFHGKQELFSAVIAEQCESLLITLASSQGNNQNPEVGLKRIARAFVDLIYAPESLQLYRLIISEQQHFPELGAQVYRSGPEPVLTQLSSYLAELAASDTMQIADVEASSRLFLSMLKGDEHFRCLLGMQDGLNAAEKENMINAAVALFLKGHRYEA; from the coding sequence ATGACTCACGCTTCCCCATCCAAACGACAGGCCATCCTGGCTGCCGCAAGGCAGGCATTTCTCGCGCACGGCTACAGCGGCGTCAGCATGGAAGCGATCGCAGAGGCCGCGCCGGTCTCGAAGCCGACGCTGTACAGCCATTTTCACGGCAAGCAGGAACTGTTCTCGGCGGTGATCGCCGAACAGTGCGAATCCCTGCTCATAACGCTCGCTAGTTCGCAGGGCAACAACCAGAATCCCGAAGTCGGACTGAAAAGGATTGCCCGCGCTTTCGTCGATCTGATTTATGCGCCCGAGTCGCTGCAGCTTTACCGGCTGATCATCTCCGAGCAGCAACATTTTCCGGAATTGGGAGCTCAGGTCTACCGATCCGGCCCCGAACCGGTTCTGACGCAACTGTCCTCTTACCTTGCCGAGCTGGCCGCGAGCGACACGATGCAAATTGCCGATGTCGAGGCATCGAGCCGTCTGTTTCTGAGTATGTTGAAGGGGGACGAGCATTTTCGTTGCCTGCTTGGGATGCAGGACGGATTGAACGCTGCGGAGAAGGAAAATATGATCAATGCTGCCGTTGCCTTGTTTCTGAAGGGACATCGCTATGAAGCCTAG
- a CDS encoding efflux transporter outer membrane subunit, with translation MKPSLASCLIAAGLAGCAMGPDYKETAPTVPERWQASGLKPAKEGATPVGAEALRRWWQSFGDAALDRLMEQALAGNLDIKIALTRIDQARAERRSTRAELFPTVNVAAGAQRNENPFPGFAPGLKFNLFELGFDALWEIDLFGRQQRRLEAASADLEGAAEQYRQSQVVLTSEIARTYVDYRSLQNQLRITRSNLESQQKTLRLTERLNDEGVGTKHDVVRARAQASATESQIPALEARWVSALRQLEVLAGGRPGSLDKQLNSSGAVPAAPALGILASPAETIRHRPDLRVAERSLAAATAMQGAAIAELFPKLSLSAFLGLRNTDIESLFKSASFSYGTAANLLQPLLNFGRIRAGIDLADAKQKEAYLNYEKAVLEALQETEIALTRYLKEEIRRQTLARSVADLKESVRLSNLRYTEGVSSFLDVLDAQRALYIAEIDLARSEADTATNLIALYKALGGGANALST, from the coding sequence ATGAAGCCTAGTCTAGCGTCATGTTTGATCGCCGCCGGTTTGGCCGGCTGCGCTATGGGGCCCGATTACAAGGAAACCGCGCCAACCGTTCCCGAGCGCTGGCAAGCCTCCGGCTTGAAACCGGCGAAAGAGGGCGCTACGCCTGTTGGCGCAGAAGCGTTGCGGCGCTGGTGGCAAAGTTTCGGCGATGCGGCACTGGACCGTCTGATGGAGCAGGCGCTGGCCGGCAACCTCGATATCAAGATTGCGCTGACCCGTATCGACCAGGCCCGCGCCGAGCGCCGCAGCACGCGCGCGGAATTGTTTCCGACCGTCAATGTGGCTGCAGGCGCGCAGCGCAACGAGAATCCGTTTCCGGGGTTCGCGCCCGGCCTCAAGTTCAATCTGTTCGAACTCGGTTTCGATGCGCTCTGGGAAATCGATCTGTTCGGCCGCCAGCAGCGGCGCCTGGAGGCCGCCTCCGCGGATCTGGAAGGCGCAGCGGAGCAATATCGCCAGTCGCAGGTCGTACTGACTTCCGAAATCGCGCGCACCTATGTCGATTATAGGAGCCTTCAGAACCAACTCAGAATTACGCGCTCAAACCTGGAGTCGCAGCAGAAGACGTTGCGATTGACCGAAAGGCTCAACGACGAAGGCGTCGGCACGAAACACGACGTGGTGCGGGCGAGGGCGCAGGCGTCCGCGACCGAATCCCAGATTCCGGCGCTCGAAGCCCGATGGGTTTCGGCCTTGCGCCAGCTCGAAGTGCTGGCGGGTGGGCGTCCCGGTTCCCTGGACAAGCAGCTGAATTCCAGCGGCGCGGTGCCGGCGGCGCCGGCGCTCGGGATTCTGGCTTCCCCGGCCGAAACGATACGCCATCGCCCCGACCTTCGCGTCGCCGAACGCAGTCTCGCGGCCGCGACCGCGATGCAGGGGGCTGCGATCGCGGAACTGTTTCCGAAGCTATCGCTGTCGGCCTTCTTGGGGCTGCGCAATACCGACATCGAAAGCTTGTTCAAATCGGCGTCGTTTTCCTACGGCACCGCCGCCAATCTGTTGCAGCCCTTGCTGAATTTCGGCCGCATCCGCGCCGGCATCGATTTGGCCGATGCGAAGCAGAAGGAAGCTTATCTGAACTATGAAAAGGCGGTGCTGGAGGCGCTGCAGGAAACCGAGATCGCGCTGACCCGCTACCTGAAGGAAGAAATCCGGCGGCAGACTCTAGCCCGTTCGGTGGCCGATCTGAAGGAATCGGTCCGTTTGTCGAATTTACGCTATACGGAAGGCGTCAGCTCGTTTCTGGACGTGCTGGACGCGCAGCGCGCTCTGTATATCGCCGAAATCGATCTGGCCCGCTCGGAGGCGGACACCGCGACCAATCTGATCGCCTTGTACAAGGCGCTGGGCGGCGGCGCGAACGCCCTATCGACATAA
- a CDS encoding HlyD family secretion protein codes for MSAQTKSILTWILAGAVFAAAAVWWSLRPNGLPAGIVSGNGRIEATEIDIATKTSGRVIEILAHEGDFVKAGDLLARMDSEVLLAQKAEAEAQVRQAENAYLTAKSIVVQRESERLAAQAVVAQRQAELDVARKRLKRSQRLVGEGAIPQQEVDDNRARVLGAEAAVRAAEAQVAAARAGIEASKSQVVESQSLIEAAKATVARLKADIDDRALKAPRDGRVQYRVAEPGEVLDAGGRVLNMVDLSDVYMTFFLPTEAAGNVALGSEIRLVFDAAPNLVVPAKASFVASVAQFTPKTVETESERLKLMFRVRARIAPELLKQHLEQVKTGLPGMAYVKIDPAVEWPAELAIKLIK; via the coding sequence ATGAGCGCACAGACAAAATCGATACTGACCTGGATTCTTGCCGGAGCCGTGTTCGCGGCCGCGGCCGTCTGGTGGAGCTTGCGTCCGAACGGGCTGCCGGCGGGCATCGTTTCCGGCAATGGCCGTATCGAAGCGACAGAAATCGACATCGCCACCAAGACGTCCGGCCGAGTCATCGAGATTCTGGCGCACGAAGGCGACTTCGTAAAGGCCGGCGATCTGCTGGCGCGGATGGATTCGGAAGTGCTGCTGGCCCAAAAGGCCGAGGCGGAGGCGCAGGTGCGCCAGGCCGAAAACGCCTATCTGACCGCGAAATCGATCGTGGTTCAACGCGAGAGCGAACGCCTCGCCGCCCAGGCGGTTGTCGCCCAGCGCCAGGCCGAACTCGACGTTGCCCGCAAGCGTTTGAAGCGCTCGCAGCGGCTCGTCGGCGAAGGCGCTATCCCGCAGCAGGAAGTCGACGATAACCGCGCCCGGGTGCTGGGAGCGGAGGCGGCCGTCAGGGCCGCCGAGGCGCAGGTCGCGGCCGCGCGCGCCGGCATCGAGGCGTCGAAGTCGCAGGTGGTAGAGTCGCAGTCTTTGATCGAGGCAGCCAAAGCGACCGTCGCGCGGCTGAAGGCCGATATCGACGACCGCGCACTGAAGGCGCCGCGCGACGGCCGCGTGCAGTACCGGGTCGCCGAGCCCGGCGAAGTGCTCGATGCCGGCGGCCGGGTGCTGAACATGGTGGATCTGTCCGATGTGTATATGACCTTCTTTTTGCCTACCGAGGCCGCCGGTAATGTGGCACTAGGCAGCGAAATCCGCCTCGTCTTCGATGCCGCGCCAAATCTTGTGGTTCCGGCCAAAGCCAGCTTCGTCGCCAGTGTCGCCCAGTTCACGCCAAAGACCGTCGAGACCGAGAGCGAACGCCTGAAGTTGATGTTCCGCGTGCGTGCGAGGATCGCTCCCGAGCTATTGAAACAGCATCTCGAACAGGTCAAGACCGGTTTGCCCGGCATGGCCTATGTCAAAATCGACCCGGCCGTAGAATGGCCCGCCGAACTCGCGATCAAGTTGATCAAATGA
- the rbbA gene encoding ribosome-associated ATPase/putative transporter RbbA, which produces MNGHTPAGPAVRVQGVSLRYGRNLALDNLSLDIPSGRMVGLIGPDGVGKSSLMALLTGARKMQKGRIEVLGGDIADAAHRRAVCPRIAYMPQGLGKNLYLTLSVFENVDFFGRLFGHEQAERHQRIAELLDSTGLSPFRDRQAGQLSGGMKQKLGLCCSLIHDPDLLVLDEPTTGVDPLSRAQFWELIERLSARHLGMSVLVSTAYMDEAERFDWLVAMDAGKILATGTASELRAKTGAGTLEAAFIRLLPEAKRLGHKAIVIPARDTGGEPEIAIEAHDLTMRFGDFVAVDRVSLRIERGEIFGFLGSNGCGKSTTMKMLTGLLQPSEGDALLFGRGVDAGNLDTRRRVGYMSQAFSLYSELSVRQNLELHARLFHLPEAEIPVRVTEMADRFGLGPVMDVLPDNLPLGIRQRLSLAVAVIHKPDLLILDEPTSGVDPVARDSFWELMIDLSRRDRVTIFISTHFMNEAERCDRISLMHAGKVLASDSPAALIERSGHASLEAVFIDYLKAASGIDDAPAGVPEIGEASLSPPLRPEEKEQVSPHPRFSLLRLFSYTVRETMELRRDPIRWLIALFGTLLLMVTFGYGISMDVEDLRFAVLDRDQTLLSSNYALDLGGSRYFIAQPPITDYDELDRRMRSGELSLAIEIPPNFARDLERGDNVKIGAWVDGAMPTRAENVIGYVQAMHQVWLLEQARRHATGHVPAGLMTIETRFRYNPDVKSLPAIVPAVIPMLLMLILSMLSALSVVREKELGSILNLYVTPVTKLEFLVGKQLPYIAMGMINFFLVCALAVFVFGVPHKGSFLLLTLAALLYVTASTGLGLLISAFTRSQIAAVFATSIATIIPTRQFSGMIDPVSSLEGGARFVGEIFPTTHFITLCRGTFSKALGFAELSAYLLPLALAIPVILGLSVILLKKQER; this is translated from the coding sequence ATGAACGGCCACACGCCTGCAGGGCCGGCCGTCCGCGTGCAGGGTGTCAGCCTGCGCTACGGCAGGAATCTCGCCCTCGACAACCTCAGTCTGGATATTCCGAGCGGCCGCATGGTCGGTCTGATCGGCCCCGACGGCGTCGGCAAGTCCAGTTTGATGGCGCTGTTGACCGGGGCAAGGAAAATGCAGAAAGGCCGGATCGAGGTGTTGGGCGGCGATATTGCGGACGCGGCGCACCGCCGCGCGGTCTGCCCGCGCATCGCCTACATGCCCCAGGGACTGGGCAAGAATCTCTATCTCACGCTCTCGGTATTCGAGAACGTCGATTTTTTCGGCCGCTTGTTCGGCCACGAGCAAGCCGAACGCCATCAACGCATCGCCGAACTGCTCGACAGCACCGGTTTGAGCCCTTTCCGCGACCGGCAGGCCGGGCAACTGTCGGGCGGCATGAAACAAAAGCTCGGACTGTGTTGTTCGCTGATTCACGATCCCGACCTCCTGGTGCTGGATGAGCCGACGACCGGCGTCGATCCCTTGTCCCGCGCCCAGTTCTGGGAGCTGATCGAGCGCCTAAGCGCGCGCCATTTGGGTATGAGCGTGCTGGTCTCGACCGCCTACATGGACGAGGCAGAGCGCTTCGACTGGCTGGTGGCGATGGATGCAGGCAAAATCCTGGCCACCGGCACGGCGTCGGAACTGCGCGCAAAAACCGGTGCCGGTACGCTGGAAGCGGCTTTTATCCGGCTGCTGCCGGAGGCAAAGCGCCTGGGCCACAAGGCAATCGTGATTCCGGCGCGGGACACCGGGGGCGAGCCGGAAATTGCGATTGAAGCCCATGATCTGACGATGCGCTTCGGCGATTTCGTCGCGGTCGATCGCGTCAGTTTGCGTATCGAGCGCGGCGAAATCTTCGGCTTTCTCGGCTCCAATGGCTGCGGCAAGTCGACCACGATGAAGATGCTGACCGGCCTGCTGCAACCGAGCGAAGGCGATGCTTTGCTGTTCGGACGGGGCGTAGACGCCGGCAATCTGGACACGCGGAGGCGCGTCGGCTACATGTCGCAGGCGTTCTCGCTGTATTCCGAACTGAGTGTGCGGCAAAATCTGGAACTGCACGCCCGGCTGTTTCACCTGCCCGAAGCCGAAATTCCCGTTCGCGTGACCGAGATGGCCGATCGCTTCGGGCTCGGGCCGGTGATGGACGTCCTGCCCGACAACTTGCCGCTGGGCATCAGGCAGCGCCTTTCGCTGGCGGTCGCGGTAATCCATAAGCCCGATTTGCTGATTCTCGACGAGCCGACCTCCGGCGTCGATCCGGTCGCGCGCGACAGCTTTTGGGAGCTGATGATCGACCTGTCACGCCGCGATCGCGTCACCATCTTTATTTCAACCCATTTCATGAACGAGGCCGAGCGCTGCGACCGCATCTCGCTGATGCATGCCGGCAAGGTGCTTGCCAGCGACAGCCCCGCCGCACTGATTGAACGCAGCGGCCATGCCTCTCTGGAAGCGGTCTTCATCGACTATCTGAAGGCAGCGAGCGGAATTGACGATGCGCCGGCCGGAGTCCCTGAGATCGGGGAGGCATCACTCTCTCCCCCTCTTCGGCCGGAGGAGAAGGAACAAGTCTCGCCGCATCCCCGTTTCAGCCTGTTGCGGCTGTTCAGCTATACCGTGCGCGAAACTATGGAGCTGCGCCGCGACCCGATTCGTTGGCTGATCGCCCTGTTCGGTACCCTGCTGCTGATGGTCACCTTCGGTTACGGCATCAGCATGGACGTCGAGGATCTGCGCTTTGCCGTGCTCGACCGCGACCAGACCCTGCTCAGCAGCAACTACGCGCTCGACCTCGGCGGTTCGCGCTACTTCATCGCTCAGCCGCCGATCACCGACTACGACGAACTCGACCGGCGCATGCGCAGCGGCGAACTGAGCCTGGCGATCGAGATCCCGCCCAACTTCGCACGCGATCTGGAGCGCGGCGATAACGTCAAGATCGGCGCCTGGGTCGACGGTGCGATGCCGACCCGCGCCGAGAACGTGATTGGCTACGTGCAGGCCATGCACCAGGTCTGGCTGCTGGAGCAGGCGCGCCGGCATGCGACGGGCCATGTGCCGGCCGGTCTCATGACGATAGAGACACGCTTTCGCTACAACCCCGACGTCAAGAGCCTGCCGGCCATCGTACCGGCCGTGATCCCGATGTTGCTGATGCTGATTCTGTCCATGCTCAGCGCGCTCAGCGTGGTGCGCGAAAAGGAGCTGGGCTCGATCCTGAATCTGTACGTCACGCCGGTGACCAAGCTGGAGTTCCTCGTCGGCAAGCAACTGCCCTACATCGCGATGGGGATGATCAACTTCTTTCTCGTCTGCGCGCTGGCGGTGTTCGTTTTCGGCGTACCGCACAAGGGCAGCTTCCTGCTGCTGACCCTGGCCGCGCTGCTCTACGTGACCGCCTCCACCGGCCTGGGACTATTGATCTCGGCTTTCACCCGCAGCCAGATCGCCGCCGTCTTCGCGACTTCGATCGCCACCATCATTCCCACCCGGCAATTTTCCGGCATGATCGACCCCGTGTCGTCGCTGGAGGGCGGGGCGCGCTTCGTCGGCGAGATTTTTCCGACCACGCATTTCATCACTCTCTGCCGCGGCACCTTCTCGAAGGCTTTGGGTTTCGCCGAGCTGAGTGCCTACTTGCTGCCGCTCGCCCTCGCCATTCCGGTGATTCTCGGTTTGAGCGTCATCTTGTTGAAGAAACAGGAGCGCTAG
- a CDS encoding ABC transporter permease translates to MQTWLNIFHLGVKELRSLGRDTLMMVLIVFSFTVQVYLTAKSLPESLHKAPIAFVDEDHSPLSSRIINAFFPPHFLTPAIIDQYAMDPGMDAGLYTFVLDIPPDFQRDVLAGRTPSIQLNVDATRMSQAFIGNSYVQNIVNGEVTAFVQRHRAVTTLPAELEVRARFNPNLSSVWFGSVMELINSITMLSIILTGAALIREREHGTIEHLLVMPLTPFEIMMAKVWAMGLIVVIVATASLAVVVQGVLEVPIEGSIGLFVLGMALHLFATTSMGIFLGTVARSMPQMGMLMLVILLPLQMLSGGITPRESMPELVQNLMLAAPTTHFVALAQAILYRGAGFSIVWPEFLALIGIGGVFFVLALGRFRKTIGSMA, encoded by the coding sequence GTGCAGACTTGGCTGAATATATTTCATCTCGGCGTCAAGGAACTGCGCAGCCTCGGGCGCGACACCCTGATGATGGTGCTGATCGTGTTCTCCTTCACCGTCCAGGTCTACCTGACCGCGAAGAGCCTGCCCGAATCGCTGCACAAGGCGCCGATCGCCTTCGTTGACGAAGACCATTCGCCATTGTCGTCGCGCATCATCAATGCCTTCTTTCCGCCCCATTTCCTGACGCCGGCGATCATCGACCAGTATGCCATGGACCCCGGCATGGACGCGGGGCTGTACACCTTCGTTCTCGATATCCCGCCCGATTTCCAGCGCGACGTGCTGGCCGGGCGGACGCCTTCGATCCAGCTCAACGTCGACGCGACCCGCATGTCGCAGGCCTTTATCGGCAACAGCTACGTCCAGAACATTGTCAACGGCGAGGTGACGGCCTTCGTGCAGAGGCATCGTGCAGTCACGACGCTGCCTGCCGAACTCGAAGTGCGCGCCCGTTTCAATCCGAACCTGAGTTCGGTGTGGTTCGGATCGGTGATGGAGCTGATCAACAGCATCACGATGCTGTCCATCATCCTGACCGGCGCGGCGCTGATCCGCGAACGCGAACACGGCACGATCGAGCATTTGCTGGTGATGCCCTTGACCCCGTTCGAAATCATGATGGCCAAGGTCTGGGCCATGGGCCTGATCGTAGTCATCGTCGCGACGGCATCGCTGGCCGTCGTCGTGCAGGGCGTGCTTGAAGTGCCGATCGAAGGCTCGATCGGGCTTTTCGTCCTGGGGATGGCGCTGCATTTGTTCGCGACTACCTCAATGGGCATTTTTCTCGGCACCGTGGCGCGCTCGATGCCGCAGATGGGCATGCTGATGCTCGTCATCCTGCTGCCGCTGCAAATGTTGTCCGGCGGCATCACCCCGCGCGAGAGCATGCCCGAGCTGGTGCAGAACCTGATGCTGGCGGCGCCGACCACGCATTTCGTCGCGCTCGCCCAGGCCATTCTTTACCGTGGCGCCGGTTTCAGCATCGTCTGGCCCGAGTTTCTTGCATTGATCGGCATCGGCGGCGTCTTCTTCGTGCTGGCTCTGGGCCGCTTCCGCAAAACCATCGGTTCGATGGCCTGA
- a CDS encoding SRPBCC family protein, producing the protein MQIHQLYRRQELNMTVQEAWDFFSSPHHLNDITPAFFHVEITSNVPEKIYAGLLISYRMKVVFGIPMAWLSEVSQCDEPKRFVYQQRIGPFKFWSHEVCLSETQSGIQLEDIMFYAMPFGWLGELLNRWLIADRLARIFDTRRDVLQAKWKSAK; encoded by the coding sequence ATGCAAATTCATCAACTCTATCGGCGGCAAGAGCTGAATATGACCGTGCAGGAGGCATGGGATTTCTTTTCCTCTCCCCATCATCTGAACGACATCACGCCGGCTTTTTTCCATGTCGAAATCACCTCCAATGTGCCCGAAAAAATTTATGCCGGCTTATTGATCAGCTATAGGATGAAGGTCGTGTTCGGCATTCCGATGGCATGGCTTTCCGAAGTCAGCCAATGCGACGAGCCGAAACGCTTCGTCTATCAACAGCGCATCGGACCATTCAAATTCTGGAGCCATGAAGTGTGTCTGAGCGAAACGCAAAGCGGTATTCAGCTGGAAGACATCATGTTCTATGCCATGCCCTTCGGCTGGCTCGGAGAACTTTTAAACCGCTGGCTGATAGCGGATAGACTGGCGCGAATCTTCGACACTCGGCGTGATGTTTTACAAGCCAAATGGAAGTCAGCGAAGTAG